From Peptoanaerobacter stomatis, one genomic window encodes:
- a CDS encoding HD-GYP domain-containing protein, with translation MSNISVNKLERGMIIDSDIFSKRGSLLLYKGFKIENPDLVSIVLRRNGINSVMIKDDETQASSAVKESDRISQKILQEVAAFKEEFNKIVEDLEEDIENFTQTKDISKIRELDRGAELAKESESSVLTIFQLVEKIKNDGSNKYSDILQVSLISYSIGKWIDLDDVQLKELSEASMLSSIFALSDVDYENIHEIKGADTVSKEVLQSAITSRERNDGSGPMGLTNEQIPIYAKIIAISEIFYALTTNNEFYERMSVFDALKIMQSEYMSLLDTRILYIFLHKVANKYIGSTVRLSDGTSGVIVFVPENEVVLPFIKTGEGQIINLQSSQYKNNKIIEIL, from the coding sequence ATGAGCAACATATCTGTAAATAAGTTAGAGAGAGGAATGATTATAGATAGCGATATATTTAGTAAAAGAGGCTCGCTATTATTGTACAAAGGTTTTAAGATAGAAAATCCTGATTTAGTTTCAATCGTACTTCGTAGAAACGGCATAAATTCTGTAATGATAAAAGATGATGAAACTCAAGCTTCTTCAGCCGTAAAAGAATCAGATAGAATTTCTCAAAAGATATTGCAAGAAGTCGCAGCTTTTAAAGAAGAATTTAACAAAATAGTTGAAGACTTGGAAGAAGACATAGAAAATTTCACTCAAACTAAAGACATCTCAAAAATAAGAGAATTGGATAGAGGCGCCGAGCTTGCAAAAGAATCCGAATCATCTGTACTGACTATATTCCAATTAGTTGAAAAAATAAAAAATGACGGTTCAAATAAATATTCCGATATACTTCAAGTATCATTAATATCTTATTCAATAGGAAAATGGATAGATTTAGATGATGTTCAATTAAAAGAACTTTCTGAAGCATCTATGCTAAGCTCTATTTTTGCACTTAGCGATGTCGATTATGAGAATATACATGAAATAAAAGGTGCAGATACTGTTTCTAAAGAAGTTTTACAATCTGCCATAACGTCAAGAGAAAGAAATGACGGTTCAGGTCCTATGGGACTTACAAACGAACAAATACCTATATATGCAAAAATTATAGCTATATCTGAAATATTCTATGCACTTACTACCAACAACGAATTCTATGAAAGAATGTCAGTTTTTGATGCTCTAAAAATAATGCAAAGCGAATATATGTCTTTATTAGATACAAGAATACTATATATATTCCTTCATAAAGTGGCTAATAAGTATATAGGTTCAACTGTAAGATTATCAGATGGAACAAGCGGAGTAATTGTTTTCGTTCCTGAAAATGAAGTAGTGCTTCCTTTTATCAAAACAGGCGAAGGTCAGATAATAAACCTACAAAGCAGTCAATATAAAAATAACAAGATAATTGAAATTTTATAA
- a CDS encoding HD-GYP domain-containing protein has translation MRISIDDIKNNMIIDEDIYNSNGRLILSKGLSVSDENFIKDLLKRNAINKIKVLMLFDIAKEENEQEDVNVPFEVIKEQEIESFMTDFNNVVNSFEKEIISTISGTGNAKSLENILSETIKTNSGKNTNVFQLLQKFKNSDDLTFVHCNAVSLTVHTIGKWMKLSESDLKDLSLAGLLFDVGKYALSKDLLRKTTPLTEFEIEVIRSHVEKSLEILKPYDLNDNIIDAIKYHHERCDGSGYPYGLKGDEIPLLARILALADVFVALTSMRPYRNKMTPFAAVKLLETDFMQKLDIVILSDFINKIASNYIGAELRLSDGNKGEIIFINANAPLRPIVKLKPTGDLLDLSSKANHDIEIEEFF, from the coding sequence ATGAGAATTTCTATAGATGACATTAAAAATAATATGATCATTGACGAGGATATATATAATTCTAACGGTAGACTTATTTTATCAAAAGGTTTATCAGTTTCTGACGAAAATTTTATCAAAGATTTATTGAAAAGAAATGCTATTAATAAAATAAAAGTGTTAATGCTTTTTGACATTGCCAAAGAGGAGAATGAACAGGAGGACGTAAATGTTCCTTTTGAAGTAATAAAAGAGCAAGAAATAGAAAGTTTTATGACGGATTTCAATAATGTTGTAAATAGTTTTGAAAAAGAAATCATAAGCACTATTTCAGGTACTGGTAACGCAAAAAGCCTTGAAAATATTCTATCAGAGACGATAAAAACCAATTCCGGTAAAAATACCAACGTATTCCAATTGCTACAAAAGTTCAAAAACTCGGATGATTTGACATTTGTACACTGTAATGCTGTGTCTCTAACAGTGCATACTATCGGTAAATGGATGAAATTATCAGAGAGTGATTTAAAAGATTTATCTCTCGCCGGTCTGCTTTTTGACGTAGGAAAATATGCTCTATCAAAAGATTTGCTCAGAAAAACTACACCCTTAACTGAGTTTGAAATTGAAGTTATAAGATCTCACGTAGAAAAATCATTAGAAATATTAAAACCTTATGACTTGAATGACAATATAATAGATGCGATAAAATATCACCACGAAAGATGTGATGGAAGTGGGTATCCTTATGGTCTAAAAGGTGATGAAATACCGCTTTTAGCAAGGATATTAGCTCTTGCAGATGTGTTTGTAGCACTAACTTCAATGAGACCTTATAGAAATAAAATGACACCATTTGCAGCTGTAAAATTACTTGAAACAGATTTTATGCAGAAACTTGACATAGTTATACTATCTGATTTTATCAACAAGATAGCATCTAACTATATAGGAGCAGAGCTTAGATTATCTGACGGTAATAAAGGTGAAATAATATTTATAAATGCTAATGCACCGTTAAGACCTATAGTAAAATTAAAACCGACAGGAGATTTATTGGATTTGAGCTCAAAGGCAAATCATGATATAGAAATTGAAGAATTTTTCTAA
- the era gene encoding GTPase Era: MEKLQNLLSEDAVCKTGFVSIVGRSNVGKSTLLNAMIGEKIAITSDKPQTTRSRIKGIYNDENSQIVFLDTPGVQKPKNKLGSYMEKEVKSSSSSADVILYVVDESENIGKLDNSIIESLKKSKQPKIIAINKIDKLNEEKIFQLIKMYDEIGIFDDIVPISAIKKKNVSELIETIKKYLVYGPKYFPDGISTDQSNKVMISEIVREKILNYTDKEIPHGTAVEVEKIFDNKQKNMIEISVVIYCERDSHKKIIIGKNGRKLKGIGKSARVELEEIFGCKVFLETWVKVKENWRENTNYIREFGYIEEK; encoded by the coding sequence TTGGAAAAATTACAAAATTTACTAAGTGAAGATGCAGTGTGTAAAACTGGTTTTGTCAGTATAGTTGGGCGCTCTAATGTAGGAAAATCAACTTTGTTAAATGCAATGATAGGAGAAAAGATAGCTATAACAAGTGATAAACCCCAGACAACAAGGAGCAGAATAAAAGGTATATACAATGATGAAAATTCTCAGATAGTATTTCTTGATACGCCGGGAGTTCAAAAACCTAAAAATAAATTAGGTTCATATATGGAAAAAGAAGTAAAATCGTCATCTTCATCGGCAGATGTTATACTATATGTAGTGGATGAGTCAGAAAATATCGGTAAACTCGACAATTCGATAATAGAAAGCTTAAAAAAATCGAAACAACCAAAGATAATTGCGATAAATAAAATAGACAAACTTAACGAAGAAAAAATATTTCAACTCATAAAAATGTATGATGAAATAGGTATATTTGATGATATTGTTCCAATAAGTGCAATTAAGAAAAAAAATGTATCAGAGCTGATAGAAACAATAAAAAAATATCTTGTATACGGTCCTAAATATTTTCCGGATGGCATAAGCACAGACCAAAGTAATAAAGTTATGATAAGCGAGATAGTAAGAGAAAAAATATTGAATTATACAGATAAAGAAATCCCTCATGGTACAGCAGTAGAAGTAGAAAAAATATTTGACAATAAACAAAAAAATATGATAGAAATATCAGTTGTAATATATTGCGAAAGAGATTCTCATAAAAAGATAATAATAGGAAAAAACGGTAGAAAATTAAAAGGTATAGGCAAATCAGCAAGGGTAGAGTTGGAAGAAATTTTTGGTTGCAAAGTATTCTTGGAGACTTGGGTAAAAGTTAAAGAGAATTGGAGAGAAAATACCAATTATATAAGAGAATTCGGATATATAGAAGAAAAATAG
- the glmS gene encoding glutamine--fructose-6-phosphate transaminase (isomerizing), with product MCGIVGYIGNQNAQDIVVNGLEKLEYRGYDSSGIATISNGKLELSKFKGRLSVLKEHLKKQPHTGFIGIGHTRWATHGEPSDVNSHPHINESESVAVIHNGIIENYRDLKAELIKEGYKFKSQTDTEVIVHLIDHYLEDSKDIMKAVNLAVKRLRGAYALGIIYKNEPDKIIAVRNESPLVVGIGKGENFFASDIPAILSYTKEVYYIDNEEMVVLTKDSITIYNLEGEKIEKEKSVITWDMESATKAGYPHFMLKEINEQPQAISDTLLRRIDKNNNLILDDIRLDEDEIQKIKDIYIVACGTAYNAGLIGKYIIENLANLRVRVDIASEFRYNKQFINENTLVILVSQSGETADTLAAQKLAKTKGCRILSITNVVGSSVARNSDDVFYTLAGPEIAVASTKAYTTMLVAFYMIGVELAKLKQEISIEDYHNIVEKLKKLPQKVKETLSVEKKCIEIAEKIKNSKSAFYIGRGLDDSVGKEGALKLKEISYIYTESFAAGELKHGTIALIEKDTPVIAVVTQDKLLDKTMSNIQEVKARGAYTIIITDKHIEDVKNYADDVIQIPEVYDMFSSILAVIPAQFIAYYTSIKKGNDVDKPRNLAKSVTVE from the coding sequence ATGTGTGGAATAGTAGGATATATAGGAAATCAAAATGCTCAAGACATAGTTGTAAACGGTCTTGAAAAATTGGAATATAGAGGATATGATTCATCAGGTATAGCTACAATATCAAATGGAAAATTGGAGCTTTCAAAATTTAAGGGAAGATTATCGGTGCTTAAAGAACACCTGAAAAAACAACCTCATACCGGATTTATAGGTATAGGTCATACGAGGTGGGCTACTCATGGAGAACCGTCAGATGTAAATTCACATCCCCATATCAATGAAAGTGAGTCAGTAGCTGTAATACACAATGGAATAATAGAAAATTACAGAGATTTGAAAGCTGAGCTCATAAAAGAAGGATATAAATTTAAGTCTCAAACTGATACAGAAGTAATAGTGCATTTGATAGATCATTATTTAGAAGATTCAAAAGATATAATGAAAGCCGTTAATTTAGCAGTAAAAAGATTAAGAGGTGCATATGCGCTTGGAATAATATATAAAAATGAACCTGATAAGATAATAGCTGTAAGAAATGAATCGCCACTTGTAGTAGGTATAGGCAAAGGAGAAAATTTTTTTGCATCGGATATACCTGCAATACTAAGTTATACAAAAGAAGTGTATTATATAGATAACGAAGAGATGGTCGTACTTACAAAAGACAGCATAACAATATATAACTTAGAAGGAGAAAAAATAGAAAAAGAAAAGTCTGTGATTACTTGGGATATGGAATCTGCAACAAAAGCAGGTTATCCGCATTTTATGCTCAAAGAGATAAATGAACAGCCTCAAGCAATATCAGATACTCTATTAAGAAGAATAGATAAAAATAACAATTTAATATTGGATGATATAAGACTTGATGAAGATGAAATACAAAAAATAAAAGATATATATATAGTTGCATGCGGGACGGCGTATAATGCCGGACTCATAGGCAAATATATAATTGAAAACCTTGCCAATTTAAGAGTTAGAGTAGATATTGCCTCAGAGTTCAGATATAATAAGCAATTTATAAATGAAAATACTCTTGTTATACTTGTAAGCCAGTCAGGAGAAACGGCGGATACACTTGCCGCACAAAAGTTGGCAAAAACAAAAGGGTGTAGAATATTATCCATAACAAACGTAGTAGGTTCGTCAGTCGCAAGAAATTCGGATGATGTTTTTTATACGCTTGCAGGACCTGAAATAGCAGTGGCATCTACAAAAGCGTATACTACAATGCTTGTAGCATTTTATATGATAGGCGTTGAATTAGCTAAGTTGAAACAAGAAATAAGTATAGAAGACTACCATAATATAGTTGAAAAGCTGAAAAAATTACCTCAAAAAGTAAAAGAAACTCTGTCCGTAGAGAAGAAATGTATCGAGATTGCTGAAAAGATAAAAAATTCAAAATCAGCTTTTTATATAGGCAGAGGCTTGGATGACAGTGTTGGCAAGGAAGGTGCTTTAAAACTTAAAGAAATATCATATATATATACTGAATCATTCGCAGCAGGAGAGCTAAAGCATGGGACGATAGCATTGATAGAAAAAGATACACCTGTTATTGCAGTAGTAACCCAAGATAAATTACTTGATAAGACAATGTCCAACATACAAGAAGTAAAGGCAAGAGGGGCATATACGATAATAATAACTGATAAACATATAGAAGATGTAAAAAATTATGCAGATGATGTTATACAAATACCGGAAGTTTATGATATGTTTTCATCAATTCTGGCAGTTATACCGGCACAATTTATAGCGTATTATACATCTATAAAAAAAGGAAATGATGTGGATAAACCGAGAAATTTGGCAAAATCTGTCACAGTTGAATAA
- the rpmF gene encoding 50S ribosomal protein L32: protein MAVPKRKTGKSATRSRRSANMNMTAKNLVECPQCHSLKLSHRVCPECGYYNGREVVTAE from the coding sequence ATGGCAGTACCAAAAAGAAAAACTGGAAAATCAGCTACTCGTTCAAGACGCTCAGCGAATATGAATATGACAGCTAAAAATTTAGTTGAATGTCCTCAATGCCATTCATTAAAATTGTCACATAGAGTTTGTCCGGAATGTGGATATTATAATGGAAGAGAAGTTGTTACAGCTGAATAG
- a CDS encoding YceD family protein translates to MKILIKDMLLSQKSRFNYNYEPNIDLCNMEGREVKFNSKPEVLCEITKQANDDLYADINIHLDTTLNCVRCLDDMRAVEDVKISGILSKEDKDVDYDIIIVDDYLDFDKIFYDAVFEHLNNNLYCKEDCKGLCHICGADLNKTTCNCEEENPNIDPRLAELKNFL, encoded by the coding sequence ATGAAGATACTTATAAAAGATATGCTTTTATCTCAAAAGAGCAGATTCAATTATAATTATGAGCCGAATATTGATTTGTGTAATATGGAAGGCAGAGAGGTTAAGTTTAACAGTAAGCCTGAAGTTTTATGTGAAATCACCAAACAAGCAAATGATGACTTATATGCTGATATAAATATACACCTTGATACTACGCTTAACTGTGTAAGATGTTTGGATGATATGAGAGCAGTTGAAGATGTTAAAATCTCAGGAATATTATCAAAAGAAGATAAAGATGTTGATTATGATATAATTATAGTAGATGATTATTTGGATTTTGATAAGATATTTTACGATGCTGTTTTTGAACATCTTAATAATAATCTTTATTGCAAAGAAGATTGCAAAGGGCTTTGTCATATATGCGGAGCTGATTTAAATAAAACTACTTGCAATTGTGAAGAAGAAAATCCAAATATCGATCCGAGGTTGGCAGAACTAAAAAATTTTTTGTAG
- a CDS encoding acetate/propionate family kinase — translation MNILVINCGSSSLKYQFIDMKDESVLAKGLVERIGIEGSVLKHERTGMDKETIKQSIPDHNVALKLVIDALMNEKYGAIKDLSEINAVGHRVVHGGEAFACSVVIDEKVKKSLEDCIDLAPLHNPPNLVGINACEKILPNVPMVAVFDTAFHQTMPASSYLYALPYEYYTKHKIRRYGFHGTSHLYVSRRAAEILGKKPEDLNIITCHLGNGASITAVEKGKSIDTSMGFTPLEGLIMGTRTGDMDPAIVTFLMEKEKLSAKDVDSIMNKKSGVLGLSGVSSDFRDIEQEAEKGNERAQIALDCFHNRVKKYIGAYIAELGHVDAIVFTAGLGENSAESREEICKGMEFLGIELDTEENKVRGKEKIVSKESSKIKIMVIPTNEELVIARDTLALIK, via the coding sequence GTGAATATTTTAGTTATCAATTGTGGAAGTTCATCTTTAAAATATCAATTCATAGATATGAAAGATGAAAGCGTATTGGCAAAAGGTTTGGTTGAAAGAATAGGTATAGAAGGTTCTGTACTTAAACACGAAAGAACAGGTATGGATAAAGAAACTATAAAACAAAGCATACCTGACCATAATGTTGCCCTAAAATTAGTAATAGATGCTCTTATGAATGAGAAATACGGAGCTATAAAAGATCTCAGTGAAATAAATGCTGTAGGACATAGAGTGGTTCACGGTGGAGAGGCATTTGCATGCTCTGTTGTAATTGATGAAAAAGTTAAAAAGAGTTTGGAAGATTGTATAGATTTGGCACCACTACATAATCCACCTAATCTTGTTGGAATAAATGCGTGTGAAAAAATACTTCCAAATGTACCTATGGTTGCAGTATTTGATACAGCATTCCATCAAACTATGCCTGCATCATCATATTTATACGCATTACCTTATGAATATTATACAAAACATAAAATAAGAAGATACGGCTTCCACGGAACATCACATCTTTATGTAAGTAGAAGAGCGGCTGAGATACTTGGTAAAAAACCTGAAGATTTAAATATCATAACTTGCCATTTAGGAAATGGTGCAAGTATAACTGCTGTAGAAAAAGGCAAATCAATAGATACATCTATGGGCTTTACTCCGCTTGAAGGTCTTATAATGGGAACAAGAACAGGGGATATGGATCCTGCAATAGTTACATTTTTGATGGAAAAAGAAAAACTTTCTGCAAAAGATGTTGACAGCATAATGAATAAAAAATCAGGTGTATTAGGTTTATCAGGAGTAAGCTCAGATTTCAGAGATATAGAACAAGAAGCTGAAAAAGGAAATGAAAGAGCACAAATAGCACTTGATTGTTTCCATAACAGAGTTAAAAAATATATAGGTGCTTATATTGCTGAATTAGGACATGTAGATGCAATAGTATTTACAGCAGGTCTTGGAGAAAACTCAGCAGAATCAAGAGAAGAAATTTGTAAAGGAATGGAATTTTTAGGCATAGAACTTGACACTGAGGAAAACAAAGTAAGAGGAAAAGAAAAAATAGTATCAAAAGAATCTTCAAAAATAAAAATAATGGTTATACCTACTAACGAAGAGTTAGTTATAGCAAGAGATACATTGGCATTGATAAAATAA
- a CDS encoding bifunctional 5,10-methylenetetrahydrofolate dehydrogenase/5,10-methenyltetrahydrofolate cyclohydrolase: protein MRILYGKPVAENIKKEIQEMLFELNKRNKTPKIALIRIGENMDDITYEHSLKRNLKMFSIPYDSYVYAQDEDAEVLKRQIEKLNKDDEIDGIMIFRPIHPQIEQFEINETIHWKKDIDCATSYNQGKLFEKKSNLLYPCTPRAVMETLRFYGVDLVSKKCTVVGASQVVGKALAIMLIKEKATVTVCNSKTLDLKAETRDADIVICATGQAKLITKEHLRDNQVVIDVGINFDNGKISGDVDFENIDYDNIRITPVPKGVGVITTLTLIKQLVEKTLKLS from the coding sequence ATGCGGATATTATATGGCAAGCCTGTGGCTGAAAATATAAAAAAAGAGATACAAGAAATGTTGTTTGAATTGAATAAAAGAAATAAAACTCCTAAAATTGCCCTGATAAGAATAGGGGAAAATATGGATGATATAACTTATGAGCATTCATTAAAAAGAAATTTAAAAATGTTTTCAATACCATATGATTCATATGTTTATGCACAAGATGAAGACGCTGAGGTTTTGAAAAGGCAAATAGAAAAATTGAATAAAGATGATGAGATAGACGGGATAATGATATTCAGACCTATACATCCGCAAATAGAACAGTTTGAGATAAATGAAACAATACATTGGAAAAAAGACATAGATTGTGCTACATCATATAATCAAGGTAAATTATTCGAGAAGAAGAGCAATTTATTATATCCTTGTACACCAAGAGCGGTAATGGAGACTTTGAGATTTTATGGTGTAGATTTAGTCTCCAAAAAATGTACAGTTGTAGGAGCATCACAAGTTGTAGGAAAAGCACTCGCTATAATGCTGATAAAGGAAAAAGCTACTGTTACGGTGTGTAATTCTAAGACGCTTGACTTAAAAGCAGAAACAAGAGATGCAGATATAGTTATATGTGCAACCGGTCAGGCAAAACTTATAACAAAAGAACATTTGAGAGATAATCAAGTTGTAATAGATGTAGGAATAAACTTTGATAACGGTAAGATATCAGGCGATGTAGATTTTGAAAACATAGATTATGATAACATAAGAATAACTCCTGTACCGAAAGGTGTGGGTGTAATAACAACTTTAACTTTAATAAAACAACTGGTTGAAAAAACTTTAAAGTTGAGTTAA
- the coaBC gene encoding bifunctional phosphopantothenoylcysteine decarboxylase/phosphopantothenate--cysteine ligase CoaBC encodes MKNIVLGVTGSIAAYKACDITSKLVKKDINIDVIMTNNAVKFVNPLTFQTLSSNVVNVDMFQDIKYWEVNHIELAKKADILLIAPATANIIAKIANGIADDMLSSVALATKSKIIIAPAMNTNMYDNPATTENIEKLIKRGVLFIEPDSGVLACKDIGKGKLADVETIIEVVDFELNKTQELEGKNILVTAGATIEDIDPVRYITNNSSGKMGYSIAKESALMGANVILISGHTNLSVPYGIKEFVRIRSAKDMYDEVVNMYDNIDIVIKAAAVADYTPQKKADNKIKKSDTDMSIALTRTKDILKTLGENKKHQILVGFAAETTDVENYAKTKIQKKNLDMIVANNVSMEGAGFLSDTNIVDIYYSDGSKTHIPKSSKCEIAKLILKNIKDKFVK; translated from the coding sequence ATGAAAAATATAGTTTTAGGAGTGACAGGAAGTATTGCAGCATACAAAGCTTGTGACATAACATCAAAACTTGTAAAAAAAGATATAAATATAGATGTTATTATGACAAATAATGCTGTAAAATTTGTAAATCCGTTAACATTTCAAACATTGAGCAGCAATGTGGTCAATGTAGATATGTTTCAAGACATCAAATATTGGGAAGTAAATCATATTGAGCTTGCAAAAAAAGCTGACATATTGTTGATAGCACCTGCAACAGCAAATATAATAGCAAAAATTGCAAATGGAATAGCTGATGATATGCTCTCAAGTGTTGCACTTGCGACAAAAAGTAAAATAATAATTGCACCGGCAATGAATACCAATATGTATGATAATCCTGCAACTACTGAAAATATAGAAAAATTGATAAAAAGAGGCGTACTGTTTATAGAACCTGATAGTGGAGTTTTAGCCTGCAAGGACATCGGCAAAGGAAAACTTGCAGATGTTGAAACAATAATAGAAGTTGTAGATTTTGAACTCAACAAAACGCAAGAGCTTGAAGGGAAAAATATACTCGTAACAGCCGGAGCAACTATAGAAGATATAGATCCTGTAAGATATATAACCAATAATTCAAGTGGGAAAATGGGATATTCCATAGCAAAAGAATCTGCACTTATGGGAGCAAATGTCATATTAATATCAGGACATACAAATTTGAGCGTGCCGTACGGTATAAAAGAGTTTGTAAGAATAAGAAGTGCAAAAGATATGTATGATGAAGTTGTAAATATGTATGATAATATAGATATAGTAATAAAAGCGGCAGCTGTAGCTGATTATACTCCACAAAAAAAGGCGGATAATAAAATAAAAAAATCAGATACGGATATGAGTATAGCACTTACAAGAACTAAAGACATATTAAAAACGTTGGGAGAAAATAAAAAACATCAGATATTAGTAGGCTTTGCGGCAGAAACCACAGATGTTGAGAACTATGCAAAAACTAAGATACAAAAGAAAAATCTTGATATGATAGTAGCAAATAACGTATCTATGGAAGGAGCAGGCTTTTTATCGGACACTAATATAGTAGATATATATTATTCTGATGGAAGCAAGACGCATATTCCAAAATCTTCAAAATGTGAAATAGCAAAACTTATACTGAAAAATATAAAAGATAAATTTGTAAAATAA
- a CDS encoding peptidylprolyl isomerase — MKKYFKLLSVVIASVMLFTACKSTSVGKSVATVNGEDIPYEEYLKKLEVFKFQLDSIYGEDIWKEKAPNTDETILQHFKGEILNKVIDDKIISQEAKKQSVTADESKVNEYFEQSKKSIDENETLKKYYEDNKIDDNFIKSMIQEDVVKMALQDKYSKENEVTQEEVDKYYEEHKSEYSSEKVKASHIIILTTENGSDMSAEKQEEAKKKIDEIYEKIQAGESFEELAKQYSQDGSKDSGGDLGYFSKGEMVKEFSDVAFNMNVGEISKPFKTQFGYHIVKVTDKKSETEEEKAKAKEYIKNMLQEQKFSEYIENLKKDAKIEKHEDAIANAEKDIKPVELNKKEETTEQTGEDNNANKDEQQAQTEENKTQDTQNK; from the coding sequence ATGAAAAAATATTTTAAGCTGCTCAGTGTAGTTATAGCATCTGTGATGTTGTTTACAGCTTGTAAGTCTACAAGTGTAGGTAAATCGGTAGCAACAGTTAACGGAGAAGACATACCATACGAAGAATATCTTAAAAAATTGGAAGTGTTTAAATTTCAATTAGATAGTATTTATGGAGAAGATATTTGGAAAGAAAAAGCTCCAAATACTGATGAAACAATATTACAACACTTTAAAGGAGAGATATTAAATAAGGTTATAGATGACAAGATTATATCACAAGAAGCAAAGAAACAGTCAGTAACAGCAGATGAGAGTAAAGTAAACGAATATTTTGAGCAATCAAAGAAAAGCATAGATGAAAATGAAACGTTAAAGAAATATTATGAAGATAATAAAATAGACGATAATTTTATAAAATCTATGATACAAGAAGACGTTGTAAAAATGGCATTACAAGATAAATATTCAAAAGAAAATGAAGTCACACAAGAAGAAGTTGACAAATATTATGAAGAGCATAAATCAGAATACAGCAGCGAAAAAGTAAAGGCATCTCATATAATAATTCTTACTACAGAAAACGGTAGTGATATGTCAGCAGAAAAACAAGAAGAAGCTAAGAAAAAAATAGATGAAATCTATGAGAAAATACAAGCGGGTGAGAGTTTTGAAGAGTTAGCTAAACAATATTCTCAAGATGGCTCAAAAGACTCAGGAGGAGATCTCGGTTATTTTTCAAAAGGCGAAATGGTTAAAGAATTTTCGGATGTAGCTTTCAATATGAATGTTGGAGAAATATCAAAACCTTTTAAGACACAATTCGGTTATCATATAGTAAAAGTAACAGACAAAAAGAGTGAAACAGAAGAAGAAAAAGCAAAAGCTAAAGAATATATAAAAAATATGTTACAAGAGCAAAAATTCTCGGAATATATTGAAAATTTGAAAAAAGACGCTAAGATAGAAAAACACGAAGACGCCATAGCAAATGCAGAAAAAGATATAAAACCTGTAGAATTAAATAAAAAAGAAGAAACTACAGAGCAAACAGGTGAAGATAATAACGCCAACAAAGACGAACAACAGGCGCAAACAGAAGAAAATAAAACTCAAGACACACAAAATAAATAA